A genome region from Hevea brasiliensis isolate MT/VB/25A 57/8 chromosome 9, ASM3005281v1, whole genome shotgun sequence includes the following:
- the LOC110631492 gene encoding LRR receptor-like serine/threonine-protein kinase RGI3, which yields MPATLRNLFLSPNIFSLTFFLSINSIFFRSCDSIDEQGQALLTWKKSLHSSSDVLNSWNPSEPSPCNWFGVHCNSYGKVTEISLKAVDLQGPLPSNFQPLKSLKTLILSSVNLTGNIPRELGEYQERSFIDFSDNSLSGEIPVEICRLRKLQSFSLNTNFLEGEIPSDIGNLSSLMYLTLYDNQLSSEIPRSIAALSKLQIFRAGGNKNLMGELPQEIGNCTNLVVLGLAETSISGSLPSSVGKLKRIQTIAIYTALLSGPIPEVIGNCSELQNLYLYQNSLSGSIPRRIGELSKLQSLLLWQNNLVGSIPDELGRCSELTVTDLSENLLTGSIPRSFGSLSKLQEIQLSVNQLTGTIPVEMTKCTALTHLEIDNNAISGEIPAAFGNLNSLTLFYAWQNNLTGNIPESLSKCQNLQDIDLSYNNLFGSIPKQIFGLQNLTKLLLLSNDLSGFIPPDIGNCTNLYRLRLSRNRLAGTIPSEIGKLKNLNFIDLSNNHLIGGIPPSIYGCESLQFLDLHSNGITGSLPDTLPKSLQYVDVSDNRLTGPLTHSIGSLNELAKLILAKNQLSGRIPAEISSCSKLQLLNLGDNSLSGEIPKELGQIPALEISLNLSCNQFSGVIPSEFSGLSKLGVLDISHNLLKGNLDVLADLQNLVSLNVSFNDFSGELPNTPFFQKLPLSDLASNQGLLIAEGVATATVSIGGAARYRSAMKLVMSILLSVSAVLVLLAIYMLVCTRIANNMVMEDGNWEMTLYQKLDFSIDDIVRNLTSSNVIGTGSSGVVYKVTIPNGDSLAVKKMWSSEESRAFNSEIQTLGSIRHRNIVRLLGWCSNCNLKLLFYDYLPNGSLSSLLHGAGKGGAEWETRYDIVLGVAHALAYLHHDCLPAILHGDVKTMNVLLGPGYEPYLADFGLARVVTGNAEDDLAKPSQRAHLAGSYGYMAPEHASMQCITEKSDVYSFGMVLLEVLTGRHPLDPTLPGGAPLVQWVRDHLANKKGPVEILDQKLRGRAEPSMHEMFQTLAVSFLCISTRATDRPTMKDIVAMLKEIRDVDPVRPETDRSKGVLTAARSPPPARIVSLQGSSSCSFAFTDYSTFDG from the exons ATGCCTGCAACTCTAAGGAATCTCTTTCTTTCTCCCAATATCTTCTCCCTCACCTTCTTTCTATCAATAAACTCTATTTTCTTTCGTTCTTGTGACTCCATTGATGAACAAGGACAAGCTCTTTTGACATGGAAGAAGAGTTTGCACAGCTCCTCAGATGTACTCAATTCATGGAATCCTTCAGAACCAAGTCCATGCAACTGGTTTGGGGTCCATTGCAACTCATATGGCAAGGTTACAGAGATAAGCTTGAAAGCAGTAGATTTGCAAGGTCCATTACCCTCAAATTTTCAGCCTCTCAAGTCCTTGAAGACCCTTATCCTCTCTTCAGTCAATCTCACTGGCAACATTCCAAGAGAGTTGGGTGAATATCAAGAGCGCAGTTTCATTGATTTTAGTGACAATTCTCTCTCAGGCGAAATACCAGTGGAGATATGTAGGCTACGCAAACTGCAAAGTTTCTCTCTCAATACAAATTTTCTTGAAGGTGAAATTCCTTCTGATATTGGTAATCTCTCAAGCCTTATGTACCTGACTCTCTATGACAATCAACTCAGCAGTGAAATTCCTAGGAGCATTGCTGCATTAAGCAAGCTACAAATTTTCAGAGCCGGAGGGAACAAAAATCTAATGGGTGAGCTACCTCAGGAGATTGGGAACTGCACCAACTTGGTTGTATTAGGCCTCGCTGAAACCAGCATTTCTGGGAGTTTACCTTCTTCAGTTGGAAAGCTGAAAAGAATTCAAACTATAGCAATTTATACAGCACTCCTATCAGGGCCTATCCCAGAAGTAATTGGAAACTGCAGTGAATTGCAGAACTTGTATCTGTATCAGAATTCTTTATCTGGATCGATTCCAAGGCGAATTGGGGAACTTAGCAAGCTTCAGAGTCTGCTTCTTTGGCAGAACAACTTAGTGGGTTCAATCCCAGATGAGCTTGGGCGATGCTCAGAGCTCACTGTCACTGATTTATCAGAGAATCTTCTGACTGGAAGCATACCAAGAAGTTTTGGAAGCCTTTCAAAGCTTCAAGAGATTCAGTTAAGTGTTAATCAATTAACAGGCACAATTCCGGTTGAAATGACAAAATGTACAGCTCTCACTCATCTTGAAATAGATAACAATGCCATTTCGGGTGAGATTCCTGCTGCTTTCGGCAACCTAAATAGCTTGACTTTATTCTATGCTTGGCAGAACAATCTAACAGGCAATATTCCAGAGTCTCTATCTAAGTGCCAGAATCTTCAGGATATTGATCTGTCATACAACAATCTTTTTGGTTCAATTCCAAAGCAGATTTTTGGATTGCAGAATCTCACCAAGCTATTGCTactttccaatgatttatctggCTTCATACCTCCAGATATAGGGAACTGCACCAACCTGTATAGGTTGAGATTGAGTAGAAATAGGCTGGCGGGTACTATTCCATCAGAAAtaggaaaattgaagaatttgaaTTTCATTGACTTGAGCAACAATCATCTCATCGGAGGAATCCCTCCATCTATATATGGATGTGAAAGCCTCCAGTTTCTTGATCTCCACTCAAATGGGATTACTGGTTCTCTACCGGATACTCTGCCCAAAAGCCTACAGTATGTGGATGTTTCAGACAATAGGCTTACAGGTCCACTGACTCATAGCATCGGGTCATTGAATGAATTAGCCAAGCTTATCTTGGCAAAGAATCAACTTTCAGGTAGAATTCCGGCAGAGATATCATCTTGCAGTAAGCTGCAATTGCTCAATCTTGGAGACAATAGTTTGTCTGGAGAAATACCAAAGGAGCTTGGTCAAATTCCAGCACTGGAAATCTCTCTTAATCTTAGCTGCAACCAATTTTCAGGTGTGATCCCATCTGAATTTTCTGGTCTCAGCAAGCTGGGAGTACTCGACATCTCCCACAATCTGCTCAAAGGGAACTTAGATGTTCTTGCAGACCTACAAAACCTTGTTTCTCTTAACGTCTCCTTCAATGACTTCTCTGGTGAATTGCCTAACACTCCCTTTTTCCAAAAGCTCCCGCTTAGTGACCTTGCTTCAAACCAAGGTCTCTTAATTGCTGAAGGAGTAGCAACAGCCACAGTTAGCATCGGGGGTGCAGCACGCTACAGATCAGCAATGAAGCTAGTCATGTCTATTCTTCTCAGTGTCAGTGCAGTATTAGTGCTGTTAGCAATCTACATGCTAGTCTGCACCCGAATTGCTAACAATATGGTGATGGAAGATGGAAATTGGGAAATGACTTTGTATCAGAAGCTTGATTTCTCCATAGATGACATAGTTCGAAATCTAACATCATCTAATGTTATAGGCACAGGCAGCTCTGGAGTAGTTTACAAGGTCACAATTCCAAATGGAGATTCTTTAGCAGTCAAGAAGATGTGGTCGTCAGAAGAATCAAGAGCATTCAATTCTGAAATTCAGACTCTTGGTTCAATCAGACACCGGAACATAGTCCGACTTTTAGGCTGGTGTTCAAACTGCAATCTGAAGCTGCTTTTCTATGACTACCTTCCAAATGGAAGCTTGAGCTCGCTTCTTCACGGTGCTGGTAAGGGTGGAGCAGAATGGGAAACTAGATATGATATTGTGTTGGGGGTTGCACATGCACTTGCATATTTGCACCATGATTGTTTACCAGCTATTCTTCATGGAGATGTGAAAACCATGAATGTACTGTTAGGACCAGGCTATGAACCTTATCTAGCTGACTTTGGCCTAGCAAGAGTTGTGACTGGCAATGCTGAGGATGATTTAGCCAAACCAAGCCAGAGAGCTCACCTAGCTGGTTCTTATGGATATATGGCTCCAG AGCATGCATCGATGCAGTGCATCACTGAGAAAAGTGACGTGTACAGTTTTGGTATGGTGCTTCTAGAGGTTTTAACAGGAAGACACCCGTTAGACCCAACGTTGCCTGGTGGTGCACCCTTGGTTCAGTGGGTTAGAGACCACTTGGCAAACAAGAAAGGCCCAGTTGAAATTCTTGATCAGAAACTTAGAGGAAGGGCTGAGCCCAGTATGCATGAAATGTTCCAAACATTAGCTGTATCATTTCTCTGCATCAGCACCAGAGCTACTGATCGTCCAACAATGAAGGACATTGTTGCAATGCTAAAGGAGATTCGGGATGTCGATCCTGTAAGACCAGAAACTGACAGATCTAAAGGAGTTTTGACGGCAGCTCGATCACCACCCCCAGCTAGGATTGTATCGTTACAAGGATCTTCTAGCTGCTCCTTTGCTTTCACAGATTATTCAACTTTTGATGGGTAA